The proteins below are encoded in one region of Desulfonatronum thioautotrophicum:
- a CDS encoding GNAT family N-acetyltransferase, producing MSRVLLLSRADLSEVVALEAEHFPAPWSLEQFQSSYDRGMCRVHGVRDGAILIGYTSCLVLPPEMEILNMAMLPIFRRRGFGRALVTAALKDGIANGISVCHLEVDETNLAALSLYSALGFTQIGRRRGYYHDPQGIKDAVLMRCELQHLEP from the coding sequence GTGTCCCGCGTCTTGCTCCTTTCTCGTGCCGATCTTTCTGAAGTGGTCGCGCTGGAAGCCGAGCACTTCCCCGCGCCCTGGTCTCTTGAACAGTTCCAAAGCAGCTATGACCGTGGTATGTGCCGCGTCCACGGAGTCCGCGATGGCGCGATACTTATCGGTTACACCAGCTGTCTGGTCTTGCCCCCGGAGATGGAAATTTTGAACATGGCCATGTTGCCGATTTTCCGAAGACGTGGCTTTGGCCGGGCGCTCGTGACCGCTGCACTCAAGGATGGCATCGCCAATGGGATCTCCGTTTGCCACTTGGAAGTGGATGAAACCAACCTTGCCGCGCTGAGCCTCTACTCGGCACTGGGATTTACCCAGATTGGAAGACGTCGCGGGTATTATCACGACCCGCAAGGAATTAAAGACGCCGTCCTCATGCGTTGCGAGCTGCAACACCTTGAGCCATGA
- a CDS encoding inositol monophosphatase family protein, with protein sequence MTDHALLLPQAIDVVREAGQMLMRYWHAPREIHHKGRIDLVTTADLALEKLLKERLSDLLPEAAFLAEESASAEDLRKSLNGPTWIIDPLDGTTNFAHGFPFVAISVALWDDSDVQLGLVHLPVLQELFHAAKGQGTHLNDVPVQVSKILDLENSLVATGFPYSVREQLPPILGWMETMLSLTQGIRRPGSAASDLAYVACGRFDAFYEINLKPWDMAAGWLLVREAGGMVTQIDGSEFHPRIPSLLASNAQIHAAMVEALGRTDN encoded by the coding sequence ATGACCGACCACGCGCTACTTCTTCCTCAAGCCATCGACGTTGTTCGCGAAGCCGGACAGATGCTGATGCGATACTGGCATGCTCCCAGGGAAATTCACCATAAGGGCCGGATTGACTTGGTCACCACCGCGGATTTGGCCCTGGAAAAACTGCTTAAAGAACGCTTGAGCGACCTGCTCCCCGAGGCCGCGTTTTTGGCTGAGGAGTCAGCCTCGGCTGAGGATTTGCGGAAAAGCCTGAATGGCCCCACGTGGATTATCGACCCTCTGGACGGAACCACAAATTTTGCCCACGGCTTTCCTTTTGTGGCCATTTCCGTGGCTCTATGGGACGATAGTGACGTTCAACTCGGCCTGGTCCATCTTCCGGTGCTCCAGGAATTGTTCCATGCCGCCAAGGGTCAGGGAACACATCTTAATGATGTCCCGGTCCAGGTCTCCAAAATTCTGGATTTGGAAAATTCCCTGGTTGCCACTGGATTCCCCTATTCCGTCCGGGAACAGTTACCGCCAATTCTGGGGTGGATGGAGACCATGCTCAGCCTGACCCAGGGGATTCGTCGACCAGGCTCCGCGGCCAGCGACCTGGCCTATGTTGCCTGCGGCCGTTTCGATGCCTTCTATGAAATCAATCTTAAGCCGTGGGACATGGCCGCAGGATGGTTGCTGGTTCGGGAGGCCGGCGGGATGGTAACCCAAATCGACGGTTCAGAGTTCCATCCGCGCATCCCTTCCCTCCTGGCCAGCAACGCCCAGATCCATGCGGCCATGGTCGAGGCCCTGGGAAGGACTGACAACTGA
- a CDS encoding YIP1 family protein has translation MEITCPKCGFARNIPDEKIPERAEIATCPKCKHKFQFRTVTQSVPPPPLLSDTPPEEHHSQAENDRPQGDDDTSAKPMRSEKPSSDGGDFWDSLASMGTPNQDTQHPGETEDTTEGVTREGEIEVPWERLDIYGFFPGIWETIKRAMLRPAAFFQAMPVGSGQIKPLIFYLLIAQFQIVVQMLWEMTGVAPGMSGEGSVTGISTVMLLIGYPLILTLLLYVMAVLVHACLGLVGGATREFEGTFRALTYGSAPMVLTLIPFIGPLVGAIWSLVVTFLGYKYIHRTTTGKVILAMLLPLIPFVFVLALVMSMAQRSAVPTF, from the coding sequence ATGGAAATTACCTGTCCCAAGTGCGGTTTTGCCAGAAACATACCCGATGAAAAAATTCCGGAACGGGCGGAAATCGCCACCTGCCCCAAGTGTAAACACAAGTTTCAGTTCCGAACGGTAACCCAATCCGTTCCTCCTCCTCCCCTGCTTTCTGATACCCCGCCCGAGGAGCATCACTCGCAAGCCGAGAATGACCGCCCTCAGGGCGATGACGATACCTCAGCGAAGCCCATGCGATCCGAAAAGCCGTCCTCTGATGGGGGAGACTTCTGGGACAGCCTCGCCTCCATGGGCACCCCGAACCAGGACACCCAGCATCCCGGCGAAACCGAGGACACTACCGAAGGCGTCACCAGGGAAGGCGAGATTGAAGTTCCCTGGGAACGTCTGGACATTTACGGTTTTTTTCCGGGCATCTGGGAAACCATCAAGCGGGCCATGCTTCGTCCGGCTGCCTTCTTTCAAGCCATGCCCGTGGGTTCGGGGCAAATCAAACCGTTAATTTTTTATCTGCTCATTGCCCAGTTTCAGATTGTCGTCCAGATGCTTTGGGAAATGACCGGGGTGGCTCCTGGAATGTCTGGGGAAGGCAGTGTAACGGGAATCAGTACAGTAATGCTGCTGATTGGCTACCCGCTTATCCTGACCCTGCTCTTGTATGTCATGGCCGTGCTGGTCCATGCCTGTCTTGGCCTCGTGGGAGGAGCAACCAGGGAGTTTGAAGGAACCTTTCGCGCCCTGACCTATGGCAGCGCTCCGATGGTCTTGACACTGATCCCATTTATTGGGCCTCTTGTGGGAGCGATCTGGTCCCTGGTCGTGACGTTTTTGGGATACAAATACATCCATCGGACAACAACAGGCAAAGTCATTTTGGCCATGCTGCTTCCCCTGATCCCGTTTGTTTTTGTACTGGCCCTGGTGATGAGCATGGCTCAACGCAGCGCGGTTCCGACTTTTTAA
- the fliS gene encoding flagellar export chaperone FliS, whose translation MYNAAKAYLQTQVTTTNPGDVVVLLYGGAINFLQQAKLKMQERDMEQKGLLISKALDILGELDGSLNTQKGGELGENLHKLYFYCNTRLLMANLKLDPKLIDEVITILNGLKSAFEEIKNQQPQIVASGASSMASASSGYAASTTNMTNANMQYARNAYK comes from the coding sequence ATGTATAATGCCGCCAAAGCCTATCTCCAGACCCAGGTCACCACGACAAACCCCGGAGATGTGGTTGTATTGCTCTACGGGGGGGCGATCAACTTTTTGCAGCAGGCCAAGTTGAAAATGCAGGAACGGGACATGGAGCAAAAAGGATTGCTCATTTCCAAGGCCTTGGACATTCTCGGTGAACTTGACGGCAGTCTGAACACCCAGAAAGGCGGGGAGCTTGGTGAGAATTTGCACAAACTGTATTTCTACTGCAACACCCGCCTGCTGATGGCCAACCTGAAGCTGGATCCCAAGCTCATCGACGAGGTGATCACTATTTTGAACGGGTTGAAGTCCGCCTTCGAGGAAATCAAGAATCAACAGCCGCAAATCGTTGCATCGGGCGCCTCCTCCATGGCTTCAGCATCCTCGGGCTACGCGGCTTCAACGACGAATATGACGAATGCCAACATGCAGTACGCCAGGAATGCCTATAAATAG
- the fliD gene encoding flagellar filament capping protein FliD — MDTESLISGSINFTGLGSGTDFKTMIEQLINLERRQTARLELWKAEWEEKQEGFRELNSKMLSLRTNLQGMNTMSRFLVKNAESINESVLTASVTDRAQVGNHVLEVNQLAQNHILASNDSQSATNSDLTGGAQQIFSYTYKGKERELTVPPGTTLEGLRNLVNNDPENPGVRASIIKLSDGEYHLQLRGMELGADKQITINAATTLSGFSDFTEIQTAQNALMKIDGFPPGEGNWIERTTNRVADLLEGVTLNLRQAGTTQLNIAVDNDQVKENVREFVTQVNEIRQKIQSLTKVDSSGNGSILTGNYAIQMIDSRMKSILSVSGVGFDVNNDVFSSLAMVGITTDAEEGSPMFGMLKIDEEVLDHSLRNRPDAFARIFAADYIGSSDSQDFRYYSSIDGVTKGGEYAVSYTVSGGTIINATINGNPASYSGNGEITGMSGKPEAGMVIKVDNLTDGTYSGNVFLKYGKIPELADALRALTDSSSGPLKILEENYDDITEGIDRKIEFEQRRIARMERDLRARFARLEALLGYYDQLSVSLRSQMGQLSADTG; from the coding sequence ATGGATACCGAATCCCTCATATCAGGATCGATCAACTTCACTGGTCTCGGCTCCGGAACGGACTTCAAGACCATGATCGAACAGTTGATCAATTTAGAAAGGAGGCAGACCGCCCGCCTGGAGCTCTGGAAGGCAGAGTGGGAGGAAAAGCAGGAAGGCTTCCGGGAACTGAACTCCAAAATGCTCAGCCTGCGGACGAATCTTCAAGGCATGAACACCATGAGCCGTTTTTTGGTCAAGAATGCGGAAAGTATTAATGAAAGCGTGCTCACCGCCAGCGTCACGGACAGGGCACAGGTTGGCAACCATGTTCTGGAGGTGAACCAACTTGCCCAGAACCACATCCTGGCCAGTAATGACTCCCAGTCGGCCACGAACTCGGACCTCACCGGAGGCGCACAGCAAATTTTTTCGTATACCTACAAAGGGAAAGAGCGGGAGTTGACGGTTCCTCCTGGGACCACGCTTGAAGGACTTCGCAACCTGGTCAACAACGATCCGGAAAATCCCGGCGTCCGCGCGAGCATCATCAAATTGAGCGATGGGGAATACCACCTGCAATTGCGGGGCATGGAACTGGGAGCTGACAAGCAGATCACCATCAACGCAGCGACAACACTCTCCGGTTTTTCGGATTTCACCGAAATCCAAACGGCCCAAAACGCATTGATGAAGATTGATGGATTCCCACCGGGCGAGGGCAATTGGATTGAACGTACCACGAACCGGGTAGCTGACCTGCTGGAAGGCGTGACGCTCAACCTGCGCCAGGCAGGGACCACGCAACTGAATATTGCCGTGGACAATGACCAGGTCAAGGAAAACGTTCGGGAATTTGTAACACAGGTTAACGAAATTCGTCAGAAAATCCAGTCACTCACCAAGGTCGACTCCAGCGGCAACGGATCCATCCTGACCGGAAACTACGCGATTCAGATGATCGACTCGCGCATGAAATCCATCTTGAGTGTCAGCGGCGTCGGTTTTGATGTGAACAACGACGTGTTCAGCTCCTTGGCCATGGTCGGCATTACCACGGATGCCGAGGAAGGCTCGCCAATGTTTGGTATGCTCAAAATTGACGAAGAGGTCTTGGACCATTCCCTACGCAACCGCCCAGATGCCTTTGCCCGGATATTTGCCGCCGACTATATCGGCTCTTCCGACTCCCAGGATTTTCGCTACTACTCCAGCATCGACGGTGTGACCAAGGGTGGCGAGTACGCCGTAAGCTATACGGTCAGCGGTGGCACAATCATCAACGCCACCATCAACGGCAATCCGGCCAGTTACAGCGGCAACGGCGAAATTACCGGCATGAGTGGCAAGCCTGAAGCCGGTATGGTGATCAAAGTGGACAACCTCACGGATGGAACCTACTCCGGAAACGTTTTTCTGAAATACGGCAAAATTCCGGAGCTGGCGGATGCCCTGCGAGCTCTGACAGATTCAAGTTCCGGCCCCTTGAAAATACTCGAAGAAAACTATGACGACATTACTGAGGGGATTGATCGAAAAATCGAGTTCGAACAACGCCGAATCGCCAGAATGGAACGTGACTTGCGCGCCCGTTTTGCACGGCTGGAGGCCTTGCTGGGGTATTATGATCAGCTCAGCGTTTCCTTGCGGTCTCAGATGGGACAGCTCAGTGCGGATACCGGATAG
- a CDS encoding flagellin, whose protein sequence is MLSINTNMMAMNAARNLSNNYGALATSTQRLSSGLRINSGADDAAGLAIREFMRAEIASLNQGIRNANDAISMIQTADGALAVIDEKLIRMKELATQAATGTYNSDQRLIIDSEYQAMASEITRIANATKFNGIYLLNGNLSGSGDNVATANPHLWGDGHTGSTMKPTGPLKVHFGPANNSSEDYYYIAIGIATASALGVGNNSNQTQNFYSDGMSGLAGGDGDDGFSISTQQGAQRALNALENAILSKDNIRASLGALQNRLSNTITNLQIQAENIQAAESRISDADIAHEMTQFVRNQILTQAGVAMLAQANSLPRMAMQLIGG, encoded by the coding sequence ATGTTAAGCATTAATACCAACATGATGGCCATGAACGCGGCCCGAAATCTTTCCAACAACTATGGCGCGCTGGCCACATCCACCCAACGACTTTCATCCGGTCTTAGGATCAACAGTGGTGCCGACGATGCTGCCGGTTTGGCTATTCGTGAATTTATGCGGGCAGAAATCGCCTCGTTAAACCAGGGAATTCGTAACGCCAACGACGCGATTTCCATGATCCAGACTGCTGACGGCGCTCTGGCCGTTATCGACGAAAAGCTGATTCGGATGAAGGAGCTGGCCACCCAGGCTGCCACTGGAACCTACAATTCAGACCAACGTTTAATCATCGATTCCGAGTATCAAGCTATGGCATCGGAGATTACTCGTATTGCTAATGCTACGAAATTCAATGGTATCTATCTTTTGAATGGTAATTTGTCTGGAAGCGGAGACAACGTTGCGACAGCGAATCCTCATCTCTGGGGAGATGGCCACACTGGCTCAACAATGAAACCTACAGGTCCCTTAAAGGTCCACTTCGGACCAGCGAACAATAGTTCAGAAGATTACTACTACATTGCAATTGGCATCGCTACGGCCTCCGCTCTTGGTGTTGGGAACAATTCGAATCAAACACAAAACTTTTATTCTGATGGGATGTCGGGTTTGGCCGGGGGGGACGGTGACGACGGCTTCTCCATCTCCACTCAGCAAGGTGCCCAGCGTGCCCTTAACGCACTGGAAAACGCCATCCTCTCCAAAGACAATATTCGGGCCAGTCTTGGTGCGCTTCAAAACCGTCTTTCCAACACCATCACCAACCTCCAGATCCAGGCAGAAAACATCCAGGCCGCGGAATCGCGGATTTCAGACGCGGATATTGCCCATGAAATGACCCAATTTGTTCGCAACCAGATCCTGACCCAGGCCGGGGTGGCCATGCTTGCCCAGGCCAATTCCCTGCCCCGGATGGCCATGCAGCTCATCGGTGGCTAA